The Pseudobythopirellula maris genome has a window encoding:
- a CDS encoding LURP-one-related/scramblase family protein, which produces MRYQIKQRLMSLRGRFDILDESGEPVLHAVGKAIAIRTQYSLQSLDGEELLLIRQRVLSLLPKFDILRNGQPHALVRRDFSFRPRYSVQVEGGEDLRVRGSLLEYNYEITRGGQTVALVAKTVWSLRDNYGIEIFEPELDALVLAVVIVIDAVNATQGSSLSNLGG; this is translated from the coding sequence ATGCGCTACCAGATCAAACAGCGGTTGATGAGCCTGCGTGGGCGGTTCGACATCTTGGACGAATCGGGCGAGCCGGTGCTCCACGCCGTGGGAAAGGCCATTGCGATCCGCACGCAGTACTCGCTGCAGAGCCTCGATGGCGAAGAGCTGCTCTTGATCCGCCAGCGGGTGCTCTCGCTCCTGCCGAAGTTCGACATCCTCCGCAACGGCCAGCCGCACGCCCTCGTGCGGCGCGACTTTTCCTTCCGGCCGAGATACAGCGTTCAGGTGGAGGGGGGCGAGGACCTGCGTGTCCGTGGCTCGCTGCTCGAATACAACTACGAGATCACTCGCGGCGGCCAGACGGTCGCCCTCGTCGCCAAGACCGTCTGGTCGCTCAGAGACAATTACGGCATCGAGATCTTCGAGCCCGAGCTCGACGCGCTGGTGCTGGCCGTGGTGATTGTGATCGACGCGGTCAACGCGACGCAGGGCAGCAGCTTGTCCAATCTCGGCGGCTAA
- a CDS encoding vWA domain-containing protein, giving the protein MKTRPRNPRRGAILVLVAVLMPIFALMAALAVDIAWMQLARTELRTSTDAASRAGAKELSLEQNIAEARAAALEAAARNPVAGAPLVLDPNDVVFGRSALNERSGKFVFTPGAAPTSGVRVNGRRTADSPSGPVGLLFGRMLNVPNFQPVHTATSTVLDRDICVVIDRSGSMGLDLRTRGDRNGQNCGPLTTDTRFFALVQAVAVFVAELDESLPNEHLALASYSSRFRTRCRNGLLDFQQSDLRVSLTPDYSAVNVEMASFMANGIGGSTAVGEGLREGIRSLANARPFAVKTIVLMTDGLHNTGVSPVRVARDAADANITVNTVSFSRGADQNLMRQVADITGGRHFHADTAADLAAAFQEIARTLPVLLTE; this is encoded by the coding sequence ATGAAGACTCGCCCAAGAAACCCACGCCGCGGAGCCATCCTGGTGCTCGTCGCGGTTCTGATGCCCATCTTCGCGTTGATGGCCGCCTTGGCGGTCGACATCGCGTGGATGCAGCTCGCGCGGACCGAACTGCGCACGTCGACCGACGCCGCCAGCCGGGCCGGGGCCAAGGAGCTGTCGCTCGAACAAAACATCGCCGAGGCCCGCGCGGCCGCCCTCGAGGCCGCCGCACGCAACCCGGTGGCCGGCGCGCCGCTGGTGCTCGACCCGAACGACGTCGTGTTCGGACGCTCGGCGCTGAACGAGCGGAGCGGGAAGTTTGTCTTCACGCCCGGCGCCGCCCCCACTAGTGGCGTGCGGGTGAACGGCCGCCGCACGGCCGATTCGCCCTCCGGGCCGGTCGGGCTGCTGTTCGGGCGGATGCTCAACGTGCCCAACTTCCAGCCGGTCCACACCGCCACCTCCACGGTGCTCGACCGCGACATCTGCGTGGTGATCGACCGCTCCGGCTCGATGGGGCTCGACCTCCGCACCCGCGGCGACCGCAACGGCCAGAACTGCGGCCCGCTCACCACCGACACCCGGTTCTTTGCCTTGGTGCAAGCCGTGGCGGTGTTTGTCGCCGAACTGGACGAGTCCTTGCCGAACGAGCACCTCGCCCTGGCGAGCTACAGCAGCCGCTTCCGCACGCGGTGCCGCAACGGCCTCCTCGATTTCCAACAATCCGACCTGCGGGTCTCGCTCACACCAGACTACTCGGCCGTGAACGTCGAGATGGCGTCGTTCATGGCGAACGGCATCGGCGGCAGCACGGCGGTTGGCGAGGGCCTGCGTGAGGGGATCCGCTCGCTGGCGAACGCCCGACCGTTCGCCGTCAAGACGATCGTGCTGATGACCGACGGCCTGCACAACACGGGCGTGAGCCCGGTGCGAGTGGCCCGCGACGCCGCCGACGCGAACATCACGGTGAACACCGTGTCGTTCAGCCGCGGCGCCGACCAGAACCTGATGCGGCAGGTGGCCGACATCACGGGCGGGCGCCACTTCCACGCCGACACCGCGGCCGACCTGGCCGCGGCGTTTCAGGAGATCGCCCGCACGCTGCCTGTGCTGCTGACAGAATAG
- a CDS encoding C45 family autoproteolytic acyltransferase/hydolase, translating into MDYDLPRSVRYLEMQRIIGSETRDLLDAVRAENPTVSRWLRLFASVIDARTIWRHHREAVALSRVIGVDWRELMLAAVSYEYVIGMFACSTVAIATEHGPMIARNMDWWPERELARASYVFCHFRGQHTYYSASWPGALGVVTGMTENFALAMNAVGSPEGVRRTGYPVMLFLRRVLEKARSFEQAVEWLCRQRLAASCLVTVVGDKNHERVCVERTPTKAVVRRPAGEDPLVTTNSYQKMDADSAGLANTLLLTSCSRREALEELARQLGGAPADEALLYTLTDGRVQQRITSQHVLMRPATFDFRLFVPRNLLESDDLIE; encoded by the coding sequence GTGGACTACGACCTGCCTCGATCTGTCCGCTACTTGGAGATGCAGCGTATCATTGGGAGCGAGACACGCGACCTGCTCGACGCCGTGCGTGCTGAGAACCCCACCGTAAGCCGATGGCTCAGATTGTTTGCAAGCGTGATCGACGCGCGGACGATTTGGCGCCACCACCGTGAGGCGGTTGCGTTATCGCGTGTCATAGGCGTCGACTGGCGCGAGCTGATGCTCGCCGCCGTATCGTACGAGTATGTCATCGGAATGTTCGCTTGCTCGACCGTGGCTATAGCGACGGAACACGGTCCTATGATCGCACGCAATATGGATTGGTGGCCTGAGCGTGAGCTCGCAAGAGCGAGTTATGTTTTCTGCCACTTCCGAGGGCAGCATACTTATTACTCCGCCAGCTGGCCCGGGGCCCTTGGTGTCGTCACTGGGATGACGGAAAACTTTGCTCTCGCCATGAACGCGGTTGGCTCGCCTGAAGGGGTTCGTCGCACCGGCTACCCGGTGATGCTCTTTCTGAGACGAGTTCTTGAAAAGGCGCGTAGCTTTGAGCAGGCTGTCGAATGGCTCTGCCGCCAACGGCTTGCTGCAAGCTGTTTGGTGACCGTAGTCGGCGACAAGAACCACGAGCGTGTGTGCGTCGAGCGTACCCCAACTAAGGCAGTAGTTCGACGCCCTGCGGGTGAAGACCCGTTGGTTACCACAAACAGTTACCAGAAGATGGATGCTGATTCAGCGGGCCTTGCCAACACGCTACTACTTACTAGTTGCAGCCGCCGAGAGGCACTTGAGGAACTAGCCAGGCAGTTAGGAGGCGCCCCCGCCGACGAAGCGTTGCTCTACACGCTTACCGACGGCCGGGTTCAGCAGCGTATCACGAGTCAGCACGTGCTCATGCGGCCTGCGACTTTCGATTTCCGGTTGTTTGTCCCAAGAAACCTTCTTGAGTCCGACGACTTGATCGAGTAG
- a CDS encoding cation:proton antiporter, translating to MLPAPLAAAAVWSPLQDVLLLLLAAMLLGALAERFRQSAIVGYLFAGTIVGPSMLGWVSDQQQIFLIAEVGVALLLFVIGLEFTPRRLWELGPRTLAVGVLQVVLTTAIGYAVSRGLGLPPRAAFVVGLMLTMSSTACVLRLLSERGETDGAAGRGALGVLLVQDVAVVPMMLVVTAMAGVAGEAPPSVAAIAGKALLTLALGVALIGVFYAVSNYVLPRLQSQRSMLRNRDLPILLAVVLALGSAWAAYELELSPALGAFAAGVLLAVSPYAAQIRADVRPLSTVLITLFFTAIGMFGDPLWLLDHAWLVAAIVAVLVLLKPLVIALLAILFGQPTRYAVATGLALAQVGEFSFVLATIAQSGGPASAILSDQTFRAMVSATIVSLLLTPYFVAAGPRVGAWCAKRFGSGWSGSLKPSEATGEGSEHGGVRLLIVGFGPAGQRVAEGLLDASMPLDSVPGVPIESWRPEEIMVLDMNPGNIASARGYGLRGMVGDATQPDVLEHAGVGRVRGVVIAVPDHAATRQVVYLCRDLAPEARLVVRCRYHVWRWQLIMAGAHEVIDEEDQVGHRLAAAARLTLADAVQQQEIQQRRDPPHDGLQNAD from the coding sequence ATGCTACCCGCCCCCCTCGCCGCCGCCGCCGTCTGGAGCCCGCTCCAAGACGTGCTGCTGCTGCTGTTGGCGGCCATGCTCCTGGGCGCTCTTGCCGAGCGTTTCCGCCAGAGCGCGATCGTCGGCTACCTCTTCGCCGGCACGATCGTCGGCCCCAGCATGCTGGGCTGGGTGAGCGACCAGCAGCAGATCTTCTTGATCGCCGAAGTCGGCGTCGCCCTCTTGCTGTTCGTCATCGGGCTGGAGTTCACGCCGCGGAGGCTCTGGGAGCTCGGCCCCAGGACGCTCGCCGTGGGCGTGTTGCAGGTGGTGCTCACCACGGCGATCGGCTACGCCGTTTCGCGTGGGCTCGGGCTGCCGCCGCGTGCGGCGTTCGTCGTCGGCCTGATGCTGACGATGAGCAGCACCGCCTGCGTGTTGAGGCTGCTTTCGGAGCGTGGCGAGACCGACGGCGCCGCCGGCCGCGGGGCGCTCGGCGTGCTCCTGGTCCAGGACGTGGCCGTCGTGCCGATGATGCTCGTCGTGACGGCCATGGCGGGCGTGGCTGGCGAAGCCCCGCCCAGTGTGGCCGCGATCGCCGGCAAGGCGCTGCTGACACTCGCGCTCGGCGTCGCGCTGATCGGCGTGTTCTACGCCGTGTCGAACTACGTGCTGCCCCGCTTGCAGTCGCAGCGGTCGATGCTCCGCAACCGCGACCTGCCGATCTTGCTGGCCGTGGTGCTCGCCCTGGGGTCGGCGTGGGCGGCCTACGAACTGGAGCTGAGCCCCGCCCTGGGGGCGTTCGCCGCCGGCGTGCTGCTGGCGGTCTCGCCTTACGCCGCCCAGATCCGGGCCGACGTGCGGCCCCTTTCCACGGTGCTGATCACGCTGTTCTTCACCGCGATCGGCATGTTCGGCGACCCGCTCTGGCTGCTCGACCACGCCTGGCTCGTGGCGGCGATCGTGGCGGTGCTCGTGCTGCTCAAGCCGCTGGTGATCGCGTTGCTGGCGATCCTCTTCGGCCAGCCAACGCGTTACGCGGTCGCCACCGGATTGGCGCTCGCCCAGGTGGGCGAGTTCTCCTTCGTGCTGGCGACGATCGCCCAGTCGGGCGGCCCGGCCAGCGCGATCCTGTCGGACCAAACCTTCCGGGCGATGGTGTCGGCGACGATCGTCTCGCTGCTGCTCACGCCCTACTTCGTGGCGGCCGGTCCGCGTGTGGGGGCGTGGTGCGCCAAGAGGTTCGGGAGCGGCTGGTCGGGGTCCCTCAAGCCGAGTGAGGCGACCGGCGAAGGAAGCGAGCACGGCGGCGTGCGGCTCTTGATCGTTGGCTTCGGCCCCGCCGGCCAGCGAGTCGCCGAGGGGTTGCTCGACGCGTCGATGCCGCTCGACAGCGTGCCCGGCGTGCCGATCGAGTCATGGCGGCCCGAGGAGATCATGGTGCTCGACATGAACCCGGGCAACATCGCCTCGGCCCGCGGCTACGGGCTGCGCGGCATGGTGGGCGACGCCACGCAGCCCGACGTGCTCGAGCACGCCGGCGTAGGTCGTGTACGTGGCGTGGTGATCGCCGTGCCCGACCACGCCGCCACACGGCAGGTTGTGTACCTCTGCCGCGACCTGGCGCCGGAGGCTCGGCTGGTGGTCCGCTGTCGCTACCACGTTTGGCGCTGGCAGCTGATCATGGCGGGCGCCCACGAGGTGATCGACGAGGAGGACCAGGTCGGCCATCGGCTGGCCGCCGCGGCGCGGCTGACGCTGGCCGATGCGGTCCAGCAGCAAGAGATCCAGCAGCGTCGCGACCCGCCGCACGATGGTTTGCAGAACGCAGATTAG
- a CDS encoding TadE/TadG family type IV pilus assembly protein yields the protein MTHTKRRPTPARRGATTVEFALVAPLFFLVLFSMFEFTWMNVMRHTADNAAYEAARRVIVPGANVAEAEAEANRLLRIVGARDARVTVAPRTITRATERVTVTVEIPMSSNALVAPKFTGSSTIRAVSTQRTQRANSI from the coding sequence ATGACGCACACGAAACGACGACCGACGCCCGCACGCCGTGGCGCCACCACGGTGGAGTTCGCCCTCGTGGCGCCGCTGTTCTTCCTGGTGCTGTTCTCGATGTTCGAGTTCACCTGGATGAACGTCATGCGGCACACGGCCGACAACGCCGCCTACGAGGCGGCGCGGAGGGTGATCGTGCCGGGCGCCAATGTCGCCGAGGCCGAAGCCGAGGCGAACCGCCTGCTGCGGATCGTCGGCGCCCGCGACGCCCGGGTGACGGTCGCCCCGCGGACGATCACCCGAGCGACCGAGCGTGTGACCGTGACGGTCGAAATCCCGATGAGCAGCAACGCCTTGGTGGCGCCCAAGTTCACCGGCTCCTCAACAATCCGCGCCGTTTCCACGCAACGCACGCAGCGGGCCAACTCGATCTGA
- a CDS encoding class I SAM-dependent methyltransferase, with product MTRQAKKTPADLYRQDLAQIHVDGYGFHWEGAAPSVLDWFGEAGVPEGGLVVDLGCGGGQWLAHLNKQGYEAWGVDASEAMTRLAKKAAPKAKIVTGSFDEVELPECDAVTSLGEPLNYLNSGPKMRRTIKRVFKALKPGGLFVFDVRHPPDRELPSVDRVRSGEDWFCHSRAEETPSRLVRHITTFRRAGKERFRRDQETHRLKLFTRKEMANWLRETGFKGGTRRRYGDYKLGPRQSVFVCRKPKR from the coding sequence ATGACGCGACAAGCGAAGAAAACCCCCGCCGACCTCTACCGTCAAGACCTCGCCCAAATCCACGTCGATGGGTACGGCTTCCACTGGGAGGGCGCCGCGCCGTCGGTGCTCGACTGGTTCGGCGAGGCGGGCGTGCCCGAGGGTGGCCTCGTGGTCGATTTGGGTTGCGGCGGCGGGCAGTGGCTTGCGCACCTCAACAAGCAGGGCTACGAGGCGTGGGGCGTCGATGCCTCCGAAGCGATGACGCGCCTCGCCAAGAAGGCGGCGCCGAAGGCGAAGATCGTCACCGGCTCGTTCGACGAGGTCGAGTTGCCGGAGTGCGACGCCGTGACCAGCCTCGGCGAGCCGCTCAACTACCTCAACAGCGGCCCGAAGATGCGGCGGACGATCAAGCGTGTCTTCAAGGCGCTCAAGCCGGGCGGGCTGTTCGTGTTCGACGTGCGGCACCCGCCCGACAGGGAGTTGCCGAGCGTCGACCGCGTGCGGTCGGGCGAGGATTGGTTCTGCCACTCGCGCGCCGAGGAAACCCCCAGCCGCCTGGTCCGCCACATCACCACGTTCCGCCGCGCGGGCAAGGAGCGTTTCCGGCGCGATCAAGAGACCCATAGGCTCAAGCTCTTCACGCGCAAGGAGATGGCCAACTGGCTACGCGAGACGGGCTTCAAGGGGGGCACGCGGCGCCGCTACGGCGACTACAAGCTCGGGCCTCGGCAGAGCGTGTTCGTCTGCCGCAAGCCGAAGAGGTGA
- the ettA gene encoding energy-dependent translational throttle protein EttA, giving the protein MAPNQKYIYQIAGLTKKHGQREVLKEIDLAFYPGAKIGVLGRNGAGKSTLLRIMAGVDKEFEGKAALAEGFTVGMLSQEPQLNPDKDVMGNVMEAVAETQSMVDEYNDSWNKMAEVADDEAATAKLMARQAELQDKIDAANAWELERQVEVAMTAINLPPGDADVTKLSGGEKRRVALCQILLRKPDLLLLDEPTNHLDAESILWLERHLAEYAGTIVAVTHDRYFLDNVAQWILEIEFGRCIPFEGNYTSWLEQKAKRLEQDEKKKSARQKTLTKELEWIRSSPKARQTKNKARISSYEKMVAEEFEERSEELEIQIPPGPRLGDQVVEAVNLSKSFGDNLIFENVNFRLPPGGIVGIIGPNGAGKTTLLNMLMSKEEPTSGQLTFGPTVALGYVDQSRDHLDPDKTVWQEISDGLDVIEMGKKQVNSRAYVAKFNFQKADQQKKVGVLSGGERNRVHLAKLLRGGSNVLLLDEPTNDLDVDTLRALEEAVATFVGCAVVVSHDRWFLDRLATHILAFEGDGYVHYCEGNFQVYEEQRRERMGEDGDEPRRFKYKKLA; this is encoded by the coding sequence ATGGCCCCCAACCAAAAATACATCTACCAGATCGCCGGCCTCACCAAGAAGCACGGCCAGCGCGAGGTGCTCAAGGAGATCGATCTGGCGTTCTACCCCGGCGCCAAGATCGGCGTGCTGGGCCGCAACGGCGCCGGCAAGAGCACGCTGCTGCGCATCATGGCGGGCGTCGACAAGGAGTTCGAGGGCAAGGCGGCGCTCGCCGAAGGGTTCACGGTCGGCATGCTCAGCCAGGAGCCCCAGCTCAACCCCGACAAGGACGTGATGGGCAACGTCATGGAGGCGGTGGCCGAGACCCAGTCGATGGTCGACGAGTACAACGATTCGTGGAACAAGATGGCCGAGGTGGCCGACGACGAGGCGGCCACGGCCAAGCTGATGGCCCGCCAGGCCGAGCTCCAAGACAAGATCGACGCCGCCAATGCCTGGGAGTTGGAGCGGCAGGTCGAGGTCGCGATGACCGCCATCAACCTGCCGCCAGGCGACGCCGACGTCACCAAGCTCTCGGGCGGCGAGAAGCGCCGCGTCGCGCTCTGCCAAATCTTGCTGCGCAAGCCCGACCTGCTGCTGCTCGACGAGCCGACGAACCACCTCGATGCCGAGAGCATCTTGTGGCTCGAGCGGCACCTGGCCGAGTACGCCGGCACGATCGTCGCGGTGACCCACGACCGCTACTTCCTCGACAACGTGGCGCAGTGGATCCTCGAGATCGAGTTCGGCCGCTGCATCCCGTTCGAGGGGAACTACACGAGCTGGCTGGAGCAGAAGGCCAAGCGGCTTGAGCAGGACGAGAAGAAGAAGTCGGCACGCCAGAAGACCCTTACCAAAGAACTCGAGTGGATCCGCAGCTCACCCAAGGCGCGGCAGACGAAGAACAAGGCCCGCATCAGCTCGTACGAGAAGATGGTGGCCGAGGAATTCGAAGAACGCTCCGAGGAGCTCGAGATCCAGATCCCGCCCGGCCCGCGGCTGGGCGATCAGGTGGTCGAGGCGGTGAACCTGTCGAAGAGCTTTGGCGACAACCTGATCTTCGAGAACGTGAACTTCCGCCTGCCGCCGGGCGGCATCGTCGGCATCATCGGCCCCAACGGCGCCGGCAAGACGACGCTGCTCAACATGCTGATGAGCAAGGAGGAACCGACCAGCGGTCAGCTCACCTTCGGCCCCACCGTGGCCCTGGGCTACGTCGACCAGTCGCGTGACCACCTCGACCCGGACAAGACCGTGTGGCAGGAGATCTCCGACGGCCTGGACGTCATTGAGATGGGCAAGAAGCAGGTCAACAGCCGGGCGTACGTCGCGAAGTTCAATTTCCAGAAGGCCGACCAGCAGAAGAAGGTCGGCGTGCTTTCGGGCGGTGAACGCAACCGCGTCCACCTCGCCAAGCTGCTCCGCGGCGGCTCGAACGTGCTGCTCCTCGACGAACCGACGAACGACCTCGACGTCGACACGCTGCGTGCCTTGGAAGAGGCCGTCGCCACGTTCGTCGGCTGCGCGGTGGTAGTGAGCCACGACCGCTGGTTCCTCGACCGCCTGGCGACGCACATCCTCGCCTTCGAGGGCGACGGCTACGTCCACTACTGCGAGGGCAACTTCCAGGTCTACGAAGAGCAACGCCGCGAGCGGATGGGCGAAGACGGCGACGAGCCGCGCCGCTTCAAGTACAAGAAGCTGGCGTAG
- the hisH gene encoding imidazole glycerol phosphate synthase subunit HisH has protein sequence MIVIINYDMANLRSVQKAFERVGQEAQITSDPDEVARASRVVLPGVGASADALAALRSRGLEEPIKAFVASGRPFLGICLGLQMLFDTSYEDGVHQGLGLLPGGVVRFGSQGESPWPQELKIPHMGWNQLRFPPAADGRPCPLFTGVDEGAHFYFVHSYYVAPADDSVVAAEADYGGPFCAAVWRDNLFATQFHPEKSQANGLRVLRNFAELPVVQGAAGV, from the coding sequence TTGATCGTCATCATCAACTACGACATGGCCAACCTGCGGAGCGTTCAGAAGGCTTTTGAGCGGGTGGGACAAGAGGCGCAAATCACGTCCGACCCCGATGAGGTGGCCCGCGCCAGCCGTGTGGTGCTGCCGGGCGTGGGAGCGAGCGCTGACGCGTTGGCGGCCCTCCGCTCGCGGGGTCTCGAGGAGCCGATCAAGGCGTTCGTCGCCTCGGGGCGGCCCTTCTTGGGCATCTGCCTCGGCCTGCAGATGCTGTTCGACACGAGTTACGAAGACGGCGTCCACCAAGGCCTGGGGCTGCTGCCAGGCGGTGTGGTGCGGTTCGGCTCGCAGGGCGAGTCCCCTTGGCCTCAAGAGCTGAAAATCCCCCACATGGGATGGAACCAGCTCCGCTTCCCCCCGGCGGCCGACGGCCGCCCCTGCCCGCTGTTCACGGGCGTCGACGAGGGGGCGCACTTCTACTTCGTCCACTCGTACTACGTGGCTCCCGCGGACGACTCGGTGGTCGCCGCCGAGGCCGATTACGGCGGGCCGTTCTGCGCGGCTGTCTGGCGCGACAATCTTTTCGCCACCCAGTTCCACCCCGAGAAGAGCCAGGCCAACGGCCTGCGGGTGCTGCGCAACTTCGCCGAGCTGCCGGTCGTCCAGGGGGCGGCGGGCGTCTAG
- a CDS encoding OmpA/MotB family protein has protein sequence MFATAVPLRLAHRMLLAAALLPILSGCGRVVFRPDAAQQAQALQISPEQQRLLAQQQLELQQRTDALDRDNQELESLLAQSRQQAQLLRDQIVATQGQLKATADRLAATQQDNSQLKQKTEALVASVSQPAQEYMRPNSTLMRPLELRNLPGVDARQDGDVIRVALSSDELFAPGGASLTPGGEQLLRGALGSVLTAYPQHLIGIEGHTDGAPVASAHFPTSHHLSIAQATAVYDAVRRGASLPANQVFLIGHGANHPRVSNATEAGRKQNRRIELVIYPETAPLR, from the coding sequence TTGTTCGCCACCGCCGTGCCCTTGCGTCTCGCCCACCGAATGCTGCTCGCCGCCGCGCTGCTCCCGATCTTATCGGGTTGCGGGCGGGTCGTGTTCCGGCCCGACGCCGCGCAGCAGGCCCAGGCGCTGCAGATCTCGCCAGAGCAGCAGCGTCTGTTGGCGCAGCAACAACTGGAGCTGCAGCAACGGACCGACGCCCTCGACCGCGACAACCAGGAGCTCGAGTCGCTGCTGGCCCAGTCGCGTCAGCAGGCCCAGCTGCTGAGGGACCAGATCGTCGCCACGCAGGGGCAGCTCAAGGCGACGGCCGACCGGCTGGCCGCCACGCAGCAAGACAATTCGCAACTCAAGCAGAAGACCGAGGCGCTCGTCGCCTCGGTGAGCCAGCCGGCCCAAGAGTACATGCGACCCAACAGCACGCTGATGCGGCCGTTGGAGCTGCGCAATTTGCCGGGCGTCGACGCCCGGCAAGACGGCGACGTGATCCGCGTCGCGCTCTCGAGCGACGAGCTCTTCGCCCCCGGCGGGGCGAGCCTCACCCCCGGCGGCGAGCAGCTCTTGCGCGGCGCGCTCGGCAGTGTGCTCACCGCCTACCCGCAGCACCTGATCGGCATCGAGGGGCACACCGACGGGGCCCCGGTCGCGTCGGCCCACTTCCCGACCAGCCACCACCTGTCGATCGCCCAAGCGACGGCCGTCTACGACGCCGTGCGACGCGGCGCGTCGCTCCCGGCCAACCAGGTCTTCCTGATCGGGCACGGGGCGAACCACCCGCGGGTCTCGAACGCCACCGAGGCGGGCCGCAAGCAGAACCGCCGCATCGAGCTGGTGATCTACCCCGAAACGGCGCCGCTGCGCTAA
- a CDS encoding MBL fold metallo-hydrolase yields the protein MSIPKPPPKKAFVRSAPAKKPKKREVVSRDITGRMILLGTGTSVGVPALGCGCGVCTSDDPRNNRTRCSVVLGLPEGNLLIDTSPDLRQQLLREGIGLVHAVAYTHEHADHLFGLDDVRLMQFYLNGPLPLYCEPSVEERVRKSFDYAFKELPNLHAGATPKLSFERIGPVNKDDPNGGRKPFEVLGGRVTAVRQKHGPNFVTLGFRVGNVAYCTDVSEMPAESQEHLRGLDVLVLDALRPKGHTTHFNIEQALALVDVLKPKHAYFTHMSHELDHETTCALLPDGVDLAYDGQVIELT from the coding sequence GTGAGCATCCCCAAGCCGCCGCCCAAGAAGGCCTTCGTTCGCTCGGCCCCGGCCAAGAAGCCCAAGAAGCGTGAGGTCGTCAGCCGCGACATCACCGGCCGCATGATCCTGCTCGGCACCGGCACGAGCGTTGGCGTGCCCGCGTTGGGTTGCGGGTGCGGCGTTTGCACGAGCGACGACCCCCGCAACAACCGCACACGCTGCAGCGTGGTGCTGGGGCTGCCCGAGGGCAACCTGCTGATCGACACCTCGCCCGACCTGCGGCAGCAACTGCTGCGTGAAGGGATTGGGCTGGTCCACGCCGTGGCCTACACCCACGAGCACGCCGACCACCTGTTCGGGCTGGACGACGTGCGGCTGATGCAGTTTTATCTGAACGGCCCGCTGCCGCTGTACTGCGAGCCGTCGGTCGAGGAGCGGGTTCGCAAGTCGTTCGACTACGCCTTCAAGGAATTGCCCAACCTGCACGCCGGGGCGACGCCCAAGCTGTCGTTCGAGCGCATCGGGCCGGTCAACAAGGACGACCCCAACGGCGGCCGCAAGCCGTTCGAGGTGCTCGGCGGCCGCGTGACGGCGGTCCGCCAGAAGCACGGGCCGAACTTTGTGACGCTCGGCTTCCGCGTCGGCAACGTCGCCTACTGCACGGACGTGAGCGAGATGCCCGCCGAGAGCCAGGAGCACCTCCGCGGGCTCGACGTGCTGGTGCTCGACGCGCTCAGGCCGAAGGGGCACACCACCCATTTTAACATCGAGCAGGCGCTCGCCCTGGTCGATGTCTTAAAGCCGAAGCACGCGTACTTCACGCACATGTCGCACGAGTTGGACCATGAGACCACCTGCGCGTTGCTCCCGGACGGCGTGGATTTGGCGTACGACGGGCAAGTGATCGAGCTGACTTAG
- a CDS encoding TadE/TadG family type IV pilus assembly protein: MISLTRNRRNAGAPNHSRRRGAAAAEFAVCLPVLILLLMGMIEACSMVFLKQSLAVASYEGVGAGIRPDATAQQVRAACMQVLNDRGVRGGDAQIDPANLAALEPGEFFNVTVTAPTDRNGVIPARFYRGMVLRSSASMMKEF, translated from the coding sequence GTGATCTCTCTCACTCGCAATCGCCGTAACGCCGGCGCACCCAACCACTCCCGTCGCAGGGGCGCGGCCGCGGCCGAATTCGCCGTCTGTCTGCCGGTGCTGATCCTGCTGCTGATGGGCATGATCGAGGCTTGCTCGATGGTGTTCCTCAAGCAGTCGCTTGCCGTGGCCTCGTACGAGGGCGTCGGCGCAGGCATCCGTCCCGACGCCACGGCCCAGCAGGTGCGGGCCGCTTGCATGCAAGTGCTCAACGACCGCGGGGTCCGCGGCGGCGACGCCCAGATCGACCCGGCCAACCTGGCGGCTCTCGAACCGGGAGAGTTTTTCAACGTCACGGTCACCGCGCCGACCGATCGCAACGGCGTGATCCCGGCCCGCTTTTATCGCGGCATGGTGCTCCGTTCGAGCGCCTCGATGATGAAGGAATTCTGA